In the Acidobacteriota bacterium genome, one interval contains:
- a CDS encoding GNAT family N-acetyltransferase, which produces MPSAIAIKLLGVGDEAVLHAVAPGVFDDPIDVAAAAAFLSDSRHHLAVALADGQVVGFVSAVHYVHPDKPAPELWINEVGVAPSQQGQGLARHLLEAVLNEARHLGCSEAWVLTNRSNHAAMRLYARCGGREAPADAVMFEFNLNNSESIPV; this is translated from the coding sequence CCGAGTGCAATCGCAATCAAATTGCTGGGCGTGGGCGACGAAGCCGTGTTGCACGCGGTTGCGCCGGGCGTGTTTGATGATCCGATTGATGTAGCCGCTGCGGCTGCATTTCTGTCTGACTCGCGCCATCACCTGGCGGTCGCCCTTGCTGATGGTCAGGTGGTTGGTTTTGTCAGCGCCGTGCATTACGTGCATCCCGACAAGCCTGCGCCGGAATTGTGGATCAACGAAGTCGGCGTTGCTCCGTCTCAGCAAGGGCAAGGCCTCGCGCGGCATTTGCTGGAAGCAGTATTGAATGAAGCGCGCCATCTGGGTTGCAGCGAAGCCTGGGTGTTGACGAATCGCTCAAACCACGCGGCAATGCGCTTGTATGCACGCTGCGGTGGACGTGAAGCACCGGCAGACGCGGTGATGTTTGAATTCAACCTTAACAACTCAGAGAGCATACCCGTATGA